From Gottschalkiaceae bacterium SANA:
AAAAGACCCTCATGATCTCCCATCACCTCACCAGCTGGTGTCACAATTTTGCCGGGTTGAGCTGGCAAAAAGCGATCCAAGAAAGCATTAAAATCCCGTTCTCCGATAAAGCAGATGCCCGTAGAATCTTTCTTTTTCGCTGTTGACAGTTCCAACCGCTCAGCAATTTCCCGCACCTCTGGTTTTGTGACTTCCGCTAAAGGAAAAACTGCTTTGGAAATCTGCAATTGATTCAAGCCGCAAAGAAAATAGGTCTGATCTTTATTAAGGTCCTTGGCTCTGAGCAATCGATGCTTGCCATCTTTCACATCTTTAGCTGCATAATGACCCATGGCAATAAAATCAGCTCCCATGGTTTCTGCATGTTCTAAAAACGCCTTGAATTTAATCTCTTTGTTACACATCACATCAGGATTTGGTGTACGTCCCCGTTTGTATTCATCCAGAAAATACGTGAACACCCGATCCCAATACTCTTTTTCAAAATTCACAAGCTCATAGGGCAATTCCAGCTTTTCCGAAACCTCCACCACGTCTTCAAAATCCTCTAGGGCTGTACAATATCCCTCATCATCTTTTTCTTCCCAATTTTTCATAAATACGCCAACCAGATCATATCCCTCTTCTTTCAAGAGAAATGCGGCAACCGAGGAATCTACTCCACCGGACATTCCGATGACGATTTTTGTCTCACTTTTTGATTTCATTTCTTTACTTCCTTTCTCAGCATCGCATTATCTTCGACAATACTCTGGATTTCTTCTTACATCTTCTTGGTATTGTTTTCAACAATACCCTGGGCGTAAAATCCCTGACACCATGGTATCATATTTGTCAACGGAAGATACAAAAAAGTCCCGCAATATTTGCGGGACTTTTTAATAATCTGTCATATATTCATTAGTTAACGAATGACTTAGCATTCTTGACTGAATATCCTGACCTGGCATTATCTGCGATAATACCCTGGATCTTTTCTTGGCTTGTGCAAGCACAAACCCTGGTGATCTTGGCATTGTCTCGACAATACCCTGGTGATCTTGGCATTGTCTTCGACAATACCCTGGTGATCTTGGCATTGTCTTCGACAATACCCTGGTGATCTTGGCATTGTCTTCGACAATACCCTGGTGATCTTGGCATTGTCTTCGACAATACCCTGGTGATCTTGGCATTGTCTTCGACAATACCCTGGTGATCTTGGCATTGTCTTCGACAATACCCTGGTGATCTTGGCATTGTCTTCGACAATACCCTGGTGATCTTGGCATTGTCTTCGACAATACCCTGGTGATCTTGGCATTGTCTTCGACAATACCCTGGGCTTAAATTTTATCTCGTTTTTTATAGGTCGTATGAAGAAGCTTATGCGCCTTCTCGCCGTATGGTTTTCCTAAATACTCATCATACAAAGCAACGATCTGCGGATTTTTATGTGAAGATCGAATTTTCTTGCCTGCATCTTCTCGATAAATCGCTTCCGCACGTTTTTTGATAATCGTAGAATCGCCATGATGATACGGTTGTCCGCCGCCGCCAATACAGCCGCCAGGACATGCCATAATCTCGATTGCATGGAAATTTGATTTTCCAGCCTTGATGTCATCGAGTAATTTTCTCGCATTTCCAAGACCATGGGCAATACCGATATTCAAAGTCAAATCTCCAATATCAACAGAAGCGGAGCGAATCCCCTCCATGCCGCGAAGTTGTTCAAAATCAACTTTTTCAAGTTCTTCACCGGTAATCCATTCGTATGCTGTACGGGTTGCTGCCTCAATTACACCACCGGTCGCGCCGAAAATAACACCCGCGCCCGTAGACTCACCCAAGACATCATCAAAATCTTCTTCTGGAAGATCTGCAAAATTGATACCTGCAATCTTGAACATCTGCGCCAATTCACGTGTTGTCAAAACAAAATCCACATCCGATTCGCCAGCGCTAACCAATTCAGGTCGCTCAGCCTCTGTTTTCTTTGCCACACAAGGCATGACAGAGATCACGGTCATGTTTTCTGGTTTGATATTCATCTTCTTCGCATAATAGGTCTTGGCAATAGCACCAAACATAATTTGTGGTGATCGACAAGTTGATGGAATATCAAGGAGTTCCGGATAGTTGGCCTCGATAAATCGCACCCATGCCGGGCAACAAGAAGTCAGGATTGGCAGCGGGCCGCCAGACTGAATGCGGTGAACCAACTCACTTGCCTCTTCCATGATCGTTAAGTCAGCTGCAAAATCCGTATCAAATACGCCGTCAAATCCCATCATACGAAGACCTGCTGCTAATTGACCGGTAACCAATGTACCAGGCTCCATGCCGAATTCTTCGCCAATTGCCGCACGAATTGCCGGTGCCACCTGTACCACAACATGTTTCTTTTGATCCAACAATGAGTTCCAAACTTCAGAAATATTGTTTTTCTCAGCAATTGCCGCTGTTGGACATACTGCCAAGCACTGACCACAATAGGTACAAGACGTTTCATTTAAAGGCAGATTGAAGGCAGTTCCAACAAAGGAATCAAATCCACGGTTTACACCGGAAAGGATTCCGCAAGTCTGTACCTCGTTACACATGGTCTCGCAACGACGGCACATAATGCATTTATTCGGATCACGCACCAAAGATGCGCTTGAAATATCCTTGTCGTACTCCAATCGCTCGCCTTCGTAATTAATTTCCAAAATACCCATCTCGCCCGCAAGGGATTGAAGATCACAGTTTTGATTTTTTGCACATGACAGGCAATCTTGAGGATGATCCGAAAGAAGCAACTCTAGAGCTGTTCTTCTTCCCTGTACGGCTCTTGCCGTATGGGTTTTCACAACCATGCCATCTGTCAATTCTGTTGCACAAGAAGGCATCAAAGCTGGACGATTCTCCACTTCTACTACACATACACGACAAGAAGCCACTTTATTGACAATACCAAAATCGTGTAGGTTCAAGTGGCAAAGTGTCGGAATATCAACACTTAAGGTTTTTGCTGCATCTAGGATCGTCGTTCCTTGAGGAACCTCGACCTGTTTTCCATTAATGGTCGCTTTCACCATTTCACTCATCTTAATCCCTCCCTATGGTCGACGGATCGCTTCAAAACGACACTTCTCGTAGCAAGCGCCACAAGAAATACAAGCCGCTTGATCGATCACATGAGCCTCTTTCACCTTACCTGAAATCGCACTAACTGGACATACACGTGCACATGCTGTACAACCCACGCATTTGTCAGTGATAATTTCATATTTGGTCAAAGCTTTACATTCTCCTGTGCGACAGTACTTTTCATTAATATGCTCTTCGTACTCTTCACGGAAGAAGTGAATGGTGCTCAAAACTGGGTTTGGCGCAGTTTGGCCCAACCCACAAAGGGCTGTATCCTTAATGGCAGCTCCCAATTGCTGAAGCTTCTCAATATCACCCGGCTGGCCTTCGCCTTCCGTAATTCGCTCCAAAATTTCCAACATGCGTTTTGTTCCAACACGACATGGTGTACATTTTCCACAAGACTCGTCTTTGGTAAAATCCAAATAGAATTTTGAGATATTCACCATACAGTTATCTTCATCCATAACAATCATGCCACCAGAACCCATCATGGATCCAATCGCTTTCAAGTTGTCATAATCAATTGGTGTATCCAAATCGGCTACAGTAATAACACCGCCTGATGGACCACCGGTTTGAACGGCTTTAAATGCTTTACCATCTTTGATGCCGCCGCCGATATCATAGATAATCTCACGCAGGGTAATGCCCATAGGTACTTCTACCAAACCAACATTGTTTACCTTGCCGGCCAAGGCAAATACCTTGGTTCCCTTTGAGTTTTCTGTTCCAATTGATGAAAACCACTCAGCGCCCTTTAAGAAGATCGGTGCGATATTCGCATAAGTTTCTACGTTGTTAACATTGGTTGGCTTTTTATTAAAACCTTCAACTGCAGGATATGGTGGTTTTTTCGTTGGTTCGCCACGCATTCCTTCCATAGAATGAATCAAAGCCGTTTCTTCGCCACAGACAAAGGCGCCTGCTCCCAATTTCAATGAAATATCAAAAGAGAAGTCCGTACCAAAGATGTTTTCTCCCAACAGTCCCATCTCGCGGGCTTGAGCAAGAGCAACTTCTAAACGATGAATCGCCAAAGGATATTCTGCACGGATGTACACAAGGCCTTCATCAGCACCCATGCAATAGCCACAAATTGCCATGGCCTCAATTACACTATGCGGATCCCCTTCAAGGATTGAACGATCCATAAATGCACCTGGATCACCCTCATCAGCGTTACAAACTACATATTTTTTCTCAGATACAGACTTTGCAGCCAATTCCCACTTTAAACCGGTTGGGAATCCACCACCGCCACGGCCACGAAGACCAGAATCTTTGACGATCTGTACAGCCTCTTGAGGTGTCATATCGGTCAATGCCATCCCTAATGCTTGATATCCTTCAAATGCAATATATTCATTGATATCTTCTGGATTGATCAAACCACAATTTCTAAGGGCAATTCGATACTGCTTCTTGTAGAAAGGCATGTCGTGATGCATTTCTATTTTTTCTTGAAGCACTGGTTCATCATATAACAAGCGTTCAATTTTTCGGCCTTTAATGATATGTTCCGAGACAATTTCCTCGGCATCTTCAGGTTTTACCATTACGTATATCACATTATCAGGTTGAATTTTAACAATTGGACCTTGTCCACAGAAACCAAAACATCCGGTTTTTACAACCTTTACTTCGTCTTGGTATCCAACCTTCGCGATTTCTTTTTCTAAATTTTTAATAATATCTTCACTCTGCGATGCAACACAACCGGTACCGCCGCAGACGAGGATATGACTTCTTACTTTACTCATATACTTCCCCTCCTTACGCCTTGGCGAATGTGTTAATCAACACATTATCCTGTAGCATGTCGCCATCTTTCAAATGCTTCTTTACAATTTCCTTGGCGATTGCCGCATCCACTTTGCCATAAAGCACAGGCGCACTGCCAGGCACATTCACTTGAACCGTAGGCTCGCTGTGACAGTATCCCAAACATCCAACCTGAACCAAACGGACTTCCAGTCCTTCTGCTTCAATTGCTTCTAAAAGCGCTGCAAAGGTTTCTCGAGCACCCGCTGCGATTCCACAAGTTGCCATCCCCACAAGAACTTCAGGGATTTCTCCTACGGCCTCACCAGTTTCTCGAAGATTTACTTTCTTCAAAGACGCTTCTCGAATTTTTTTCAATTCATCTAATGATTTGATTGCCATCGTTTTCTCCTTCCCCTAGTTCAAGTTTTCCAGCACTTGATCCGCGCGGTATTCGTCAAGAATTGCCTTAACATCTTCCGGCTTCACATGACCATACACTTTCTCACCAACGGTTACAACCGGTGCGAGACCGCAAGCGCCAATACAACGGACATCCTTGATGGAGAATAATCCATCCGGCGAAATTTCGCCTGGTTGAATCCCCAACTCTTCCTTGAATGCCTTGAACACTTCTTCTGATCCACGTACGAAACATGCGGTTCCCATACATATAGAGATTGTATGCTTGCCTACTGGTTTCATGGTGAAATAGGAATAGAAGCTAACTACGCCAAACACTTCCGCTGCTGGCAGTTCCATTTTCCGTGCAATAAACAATTGCACTTCTAGAGGCAGATACGTAAAAACTGTTTGCGCTTTATGCAGGACATGGATCAAAGCGCCTTCAAGTGAATCCAAAGATTCAATGTACGTTTGTAACTCATCATACTTCTCTTGTGGTAGGTTCGTTGCGCTTGTCGTTCTTTCTTGCTTAGCTGCTGACATGAACACCATCCTTTCAAACTCTATAAAAAAAGACATCTCCACTTGTCTATTTTTTCACAGGGTAATCATACCATAGATTGTAGAAAATTTCACGAACTTTTTTTATTTTTTTTTTGAAATTTTCAAACAAAGAAATAGATTACAATTCGTCCTTCCCTTGGAAGGTTAAATAGATCCAAGCGAGCATCCGTCCCGCATTTTTCCCTTCTCGGCGATAGGAATAAAACAAATCCGGGTTTTGATCTGTTTTTCTCTGATCCTCTTGAATTTTCTCATTTATCACTCCATTTCTTATCAGAATTTCTCTATTAATCGCTGCCAAATTCAAATTCGCATATCCAGGTCTTGATTCTTTAATCCCGGTCCTGCCCGTGATCGCCTGACAAGCCTGAATAACCGGTTTGTCTACTTCATACCCCACCTGTGAAATACATGACCCAATTTTCGCAAAAAGTTTTTCGGGTCTTGTACCATAGGCACGGCTCATGGCTTCAACTGCCTCTCCGGCGATCCCAGCCACAGTTCCCCGCCATCCCGCATGGACCATTGCAATGGCATGATGTTCGGGATCGTATAGATAAATCGGCAGGCAATCAGCATGAAAGGTCGCTAAAACGACTTCGGTTTGATCAGTCATCAAACAATCGTAGCCTTCCAGCAACTGAAAAGT
This genomic window contains:
- the mnmA_2 gene encoding tRNA 2-thiouridine(34) synthase MnmA; amino-acid sequence: MKSKSETKIVIGMSGGVDSSVAAFLLKEEGYDLVGVFMKNWEEKDDEGYCTALEDFEDVVEVSEKLELPYELVNFEKEYWDRVFTYFLDEYKRGRTPNPDVMCNKEIKFKAFLEHAETMGADFIAMGHYAAKDVKDGKHRLLRAKDLNKDQTYFLCGLNQLQISKAVFPLAEVTKPEVREIAERLELSTAKKKDSTGICFIGERDFNAFLDRFLPAQPGKIVTPAGEVMGDHEGLLYYTIGQRKGLGIGGKGSGEPWFVIDKDMEKNALIVVQGKHNPLRFKSALEAEGVTWIADEPPAESFTCTAKFRYRQPDQGVDVRRIENDRWLVTFHEKQAGIAPGQVVAFYDERVCLGGGIIDFAIK
- a CDS encoding NADH-dependent [FeFe] hydrogenase, group A6; translation: MSEMVKATINGKQVEVPQGTTILDAAKTLSVDIPTLCHLNLHDFGIVNKVASCRVCVVEVENRPALMPSCATELTDGMVVKTHTARAVQGRRTALELLLSDHPQDCLSCAKNQNCDLQSLAGEMGILEINYEGERLEYDKDISSASLVRDPNKCIMCRRCETMCNEVQTCGILSGVNRGFDSFVGTAFNLPLNETSCTYCGQCLAVCPTAAIAEKNNISEVWNSLLDQKKHVVVQVAPAIRAAIGEEFGMEPGTLVTGQLAAGLRMMGFDGVFDTDFAADLTIMEEASELVHRIQSGGPLPILTSCCPAWVRFIEANYPELLDIPSTCRSPQIMFGAIAKTYYAKKMNIKPENMTVISVMPCVAKKTEAERPELVSAGESDVDFVLTTRELAQMFKIAGINFADLPEEDFDDVLGESTGAGVIFGATGGVIEAATRTAYEWITGEELEKVDFEQLRGMEGIRSASVDIGDLTLNIGIAHGLGNARKLLDDIKAGKSNFHAIEIMACPGGCIGGGGQPYHHGDSTIIKKRAEAIYREDAGKKIRSSHKNPQIVALYDEYLGKPYGEKAHKLLHTTYKKRDKI
- the nuoF gene encoding NADH-quinone oxidoreductase subunit NuoF, whose protein sequence is MSKVRSHILVCGGTGCVASQSEDIIKNLEKEIAKVGYQDEVKVVKTGCFGFCGQGPIVKIQPDNVIYVMVKPEDAEEIVSEHIIKGRKIERLLYDEPVLQEKIEMHHDMPFYKKQYRIALRNCGLINPEDINEYIAFEGYQALGMALTDMTPQEAVQIVKDSGLRGRGGGGFPTGLKWELAAKSVSEKKYVVCNADEGDPGAFMDRSILEGDPHSVIEAMAICGYCMGADEGLVYIRAEYPLAIHRLEVALAQAREMGLLGENIFGTDFSFDISLKLGAGAFVCGEETALIHSMEGMRGEPTKKPPYPAVEGFNKKPTNVNNVETYANIAPIFLKGAEWFSSIGTENSKGTKVFALAGKVNNVGLVEVPMGITLREIIYDIGGGIKDGKAFKAVQTGGPSGGVITVADLDTPIDYDNLKAIGSMMGSGGMIVMDEDNCMVNISKFYLDFTKDESCGKCTPCRVGTKRMLEILERITEGEGQPGDIEKLQQLGAAIKDTALCGLGQTAPNPVLSTIHFFREEYEEHINEKYCRTGECKALTKYEIITDKCVGCTACARVCPVSAISGKVKEAHVIDQAACISCGACYEKCRFEAIRRP
- a CDS encoding NAD(P)H-dependent oxidoreductase subunit E translates to MSAAKQERTTSATNLPQEKYDELQTYIESLDSLEGALIHVLHKAQTVFTYLPLEVQLFIARKMELPAAEVFGVVSFYSYFTMKPVGKHTISICMGTACFVRGSEEVFKAFKEELGIQPGEISPDGLFSIKDVRCIGACGLAPVVTVGEKVYGHVKPEDVKAILDEYRADQVLENLN
- the pgeF gene encoding peptidoglycan editing factor PgeF translates to MDEMKAHVKTGISTRRLSNGKRWDFHLRNPEGFHAAIGELAGQLQVDLRQIICGKQVHGSKICKIDKVGKTFQLLEGYDCLMTDQTEVVLATFHADCLPIYLYDPEHHAIAMVHAGWRGTVAGIAGEAVEAMSRAYGTRPEKLFAKIGSCISQVGYEVDKPVIQACQAITGRTGIKESRPGYANLNLAAINREILIRNGVINEKIQEDQRKTDQNPDLFYSYRREGKNAGRMLAWIYLTFQGKDEL